The proteins below are encoded in one region of Candidatus Methylomirabilota bacterium:
- a CDS encoding NAD(+)/NADH kinase: protein MKPHWPEAREVLRQLIPWLKAKDREVVLDVETAHLAGTEETGLAKADVPRAADLVVVLGGDGTLLSVARLIESGEVPILGVNLGGLGFLTEITLDELYPVLGGVLSGKYRASRRMLLQVMVRRGGEPIAEDIVLNDAVMTKAALARIVDLEVFVEQEYVTTYRADGLIISTPTGSTAYGLSAGGPILFPTMHALILVPICPHTLTNRPLVLPEEVGVQVVLNSENENVYLTLDGQVGFPLQYQDQVEVRRADREITLIVSPKKNFYEILRSKLKWGER from the coding sequence ATGAAGCCGCATTGGCCAGAGGCGCGGGAGGTCCTTCGGCAGCTCATTCCCTGGCTCAAGGCGAAAGATCGTGAGGTCGTCCTTGACGTGGAAACGGCACATCTTGCCGGGACTGAGGAGACAGGGCTGGCGAAGGCTGATGTTCCAAGGGCGGCAGACCTTGTGGTCGTGCTCGGCGGAGATGGAACGCTCCTCTCAGTGGCCAGGTTGATAGAGTCTGGGGAGGTACCCATTCTCGGGGTGAATCTTGGTGGCTTGGGCTTCCTAACCGAGATCACGCTGGATGAGCTTTACCCGGTCTTAGGGGGAGTGCTTTCTGGGAAGTACCGGGCGAGTCGTCGCATGCTCCTGCAGGTAATGGTGCGCCGTGGTGGGGAGCCAATTGCCGAGGATATTGTCCTGAACGATGCGGTAATGACGAAGGCGGCCTTAGCTCGTATTGTCGACCTCGAGGTTTTCGTTGAACAGGAATATGTAACGACCTATCGGGCCGACGGTCTCATCATCTCTACTCCGACAGGCTCTACCGCCTACGGTCTCTCCGCTGGTGGTCCCATCCTCTTTCCTACCATGCATGCTCTCATTCTTGTCCCGATCTGTCCGCATACCTTGACCAATCGTCCGCTGGTCTTGCCTGAGGAGGTTGGGGTCCAGGTGGTGCTCAACTCTGAGAATGAGAATGTGTATCTGACACTGGACGGACAGGTGGGGTTTCCCCTCCAGTATCAGGATCAAGTGGAGGTCCGCCGAGCGGACCGAGAAATCACCCTGATCGTGTCTCCGAAGAAAAACTTCTACGAAATTCTTCGATCAAAGCTGAAGTGGGGAGAACGCTGA
- a CDS encoding penicillin acylase family protein, giving the protein MTWVDRYSRFLVVLGARLLSLLFPQIRGRLSLKRRGRESVAGIDGPVTISRDHLGIPTIRAQATSDLFFGFGYAIAQDRLWQMDLYRRVARGRLAEIFGDLPLEVKPGARLEPPSVVQLDCLHRALGFSRVAHASLEVLSGEACAALDRYASGVNAAVATMQKKKCLPLEFYLLGYEPEPWMPADSLAIGRFIAWMLCLAARTELVLAPLAPHPDLSSLLPVYPEGEPVIVPGSGFLGGGWGGSNSWVVGPDRTRSGRPLLCNDPHLLMGLPSLFYQVALRGAEYHVSGATMPGIPAVVVGANADVAWGITSAVPDDADIYRETLHPSDPQLYAFDGEWCRLKVGVEEIAIRGGSTRQCTIRYVPHGGADCPLLSDFLPLEAPLSLRWTGLEPSREMDALLGICRARGLEEFRGALRDFAVPAQNFLYADRQGNYAYFCAGRFPGRPQGGGPFPLNGASSSSEWQADVPFEELPCLINPPSGLIVTANHRIVDDTYPHELTYLWEAPYRARRILELLERRELDVPEMTTIQGDVLSLQAKMVVTQVIAPVVGELCGEARRAAERLLHWDFRMTTESGQAALYHSFYERLRFLVFAHRLDQVAPDLYQGYCSLMHLSVMPMDRILEAGDPAWMPEGRGPVVSQALEEAMAFLEEKLGGEGEWAWGKIHAFTLRHPLGVGRGRGSRLLNALLQLNRGPFPHPGDGMTVNVAAYLLSHPFEPLVGPAYRQIVDLDDLNRSRWVIPGGSSGDPLSPHYSDQLEDWRCGRNHPMFHDSMFPATVLELVPAGGKNF; this is encoded by the coding sequence ATGACATGGGTCGACCGGTACTCTCGGTTCCTGGTTGTCCTTGGTGCCCGTCTGCTCTCACTTCTCTTTCCTCAGATACGAGGCCGTCTTAGCCTCAAGCGGAGGGGTCGGGAGTCAGTCGCAGGCATCGATGGACCGGTGACCATTTCTCGGGACCATCTCGGAATTCCTACCATCCGGGCCCAGGCCACTTCAGACCTCTTCTTCGGCTTTGGGTACGCCATCGCCCAGGATCGGTTATGGCAAATGGATCTCTACCGGCGCGTGGCCCGAGGAAGACTGGCAGAAATCTTCGGGGACCTTCCGCTCGAAGTCAAGCCGGGAGCTCGGCTGGAACCTCCTTCAGTCGTTCAATTAGATTGCTTGCACCGGGCCTTGGGATTCTCTCGAGTGGCTCACGCCTCTCTGGAGGTCCTCTCTGGTGAGGCGTGTGCGGCTCTCGATCGGTATGCGTCTGGCGTCAACGCGGCCGTCGCGACAATGCAGAAGAAAAAATGTCTCCCCCTCGAGTTTTACCTGCTGGGATACGAACCGGAACCTTGGATGCCCGCGGATAGCCTGGCGATCGGCCGCTTCATCGCGTGGATGCTGTGTCTCGCCGCCAGGACGGAGCTCGTGCTGGCGCCCCTGGCACCTCATCCGGACCTTTCCTCCCTGTTGCCGGTGTACCCCGAAGGAGAACCGGTCATCGTTCCCGGGAGTGGATTCTTGGGCGGTGGTTGGGGGGGCAGTAACAGTTGGGTGGTGGGACCAGACCGGACACGAAGCGGGCGTCCCCTCCTCTGTAACGATCCGCATCTTCTCATGGGCCTTCCCTCCCTCTTCTACCAAGTAGCGTTGCGGGGGGCGGAATATCATGTGAGTGGAGCGACCATGCCGGGCATTCCAGCCGTGGTCGTCGGAGCAAACGCCGATGTTGCATGGGGTATTACATCAGCCGTGCCGGATGACGCAGATATTTACCGAGAGACATTGCACCCGTCGGACCCACAGTTGTATGCTTTTGATGGGGAGTGGTGCCGTCTCAAGGTGGGTGTGGAAGAAATCGCCATACGCGGTGGATCCACCCGCCAATGTACCATTCGGTATGTCCCTCACGGCGGGGCTGACTGTCCCCTCCTGAGCGATTTCCTTCCCCTCGAGGCTCCGCTTTCCCTCCGCTGGACGGGTCTCGAACCCTCTCGAGAGATGGATGCACTGCTTGGGATCTGTCGGGCTCGAGGCCTAGAGGAGTTTCGTGGGGCATTGCGGGACTTTGCCGTCCCTGCCCAAAATTTTCTCTATGCCGACCGGCAGGGAAACTACGCCTACTTCTGCGCCGGACGATTTCCAGGGCGCCCGCAAGGCGGGGGGCCCTTCCCCTTGAATGGAGCTTCTTCTTCCTCAGAATGGCAGGCGGATGTCCCCTTTGAAGAACTTCCATGCCTGATCAACCCGCCCTCCGGTTTGATCGTGACTGCCAACCACCGCATTGTGGATGATACCTATCCCCATGAACTGACTTACCTTTGGGAAGCCCCGTATCGGGCCCGACGAATCCTCGAACTGTTGGAAAGGCGAGAGCTTGACGTACCGGAAATGACAACCATTCAGGGCGATGTTTTGTCGCTGCAGGCCAAGATGGTGGTCACACAGGTGATTGCTCCTGTTGTCGGGGAACTTTGCGGGGAGGCCCGCCGAGCGGCAGAGCGGCTCCTTCACTGGGATTTTCGGATGACGACGGAGAGCGGGCAGGCGGCGTTGTACCACAGCTTCTATGAGCGCCTCCGGTTCCTGGTCTTTGCTCACCGACTCGACCAGGTGGCCCCGGATCTGTACCAGGGTTACTGCTCCCTTATGCATCTGTCGGTGATGCCCATGGACCGGATTCTGGAGGCGGGCGATCCTGCATGGATGCCCGAGGGGCGAGGTCCGGTGGTGAGCCAAGCGCTTGAAGAGGCGATGGCTTTTTTGGAAGAGAAACTGGGAGGGGAAGGGGAGTGGGCCTGGGGAAAGATTCATGCCTTCACCCTCCGGCACCCGCTAGGCGTGGGGCGTGGTCGGGGAAGCCGTTTGCTCAACGCCCTCCTGCAACTGAACCGCGGACCATTTCCCCATCCAGGCGATGGGATGACCGTTAACGTTGCCGCTTATCTCCTCTCGCACCCTTTCGAGCCCCTAGTAGGACCTGCCTACCGACAGATTGTGGACCTGGACGATCTCAACCGTTCCCGGTGGGTCATCCCAGGGGGAAGTTCTGGAGACCCGCTCTCTCCTCATTACAGTGATCAGTTAGAGGATTGGCGGTGCGGGAGGAACCACCCGATGTTCCATGATTCCATGTTTCCTGCGACTGTGCTAGAGCTGGTCCCGGCCGGCGGAAAAAATTTTTGA
- a CDS encoding TlyA family RNA methyltransferase, translating into MHRKRLDQRLLQEGLVESLERARGLILAGRVWVDGRRVDKPGTLIAPSAVVNVRRLEHPFVSRGGLKLRAALDTFGIIVQGKTCLDVGAGTGGFTDCLLQAGASRVVAVDVGHGHLHYRLRNDPRVLLLERFNVRHLTPRHLPYLPDLVVIDVAFISLTLVFPVIRELLPAHGEIVALIKPQFEVGKREVGKGGVVRDLRKQGVAIRRVAEAACGLGMMVRGLCASPIAGAKGNREFFIHLARDSAHAKGVENVERLIEETISSLDASIVVGKAR; encoded by the coding sequence ATGCATCGAAAACGTCTGGATCAGCGCTTACTGCAGGAGGGGCTGGTCGAGAGTCTGGAACGGGCACGAGGACTGATTCTCGCCGGACGGGTGTGGGTCGATGGTCGGAGGGTCGATAAGCCGGGAACCTTGATTGCGCCGAGCGCGGTGGTCAACGTCCGGAGACTGGAACACCCCTTCGTCAGCCGAGGAGGGCTAAAACTCCGGGCCGCGCTCGACACCTTTGGCATCATTGTCCAGGGTAAGACGTGCCTCGACGTGGGAGCAGGGACCGGTGGTTTTACCGATTGCCTCCTGCAGGCAGGGGCCTCCAGAGTCGTGGCCGTTGATGTGGGCCACGGCCACTTACACTACCGACTCCGAAACGATCCCCGGGTCCTCCTATTAGAACGGTTCAATGTCAGGCATCTCACTCCTCGCCACCTTCCATATCTACCCGATCTAGTCGTAATCGACGTTGCGTTCATTTCTCTTACACTCGTTTTTCCGGTCATAAGAGAGCTTCTTCCCGCTCACGGTGAAATCGTCGCTCTCATCAAGCCGCAGTTTGAAGTGGGCAAACGAGAGGTCGGCAAGGGAGGGGTGGTCCGGGACCTCCGAAAGCAAGGCGTGGCGATTCGTAGGGTGGCGGAAGCGGCGTGCGGGCTCGGTATGATGGTCAGAGGACTTTGCGCGTCGCCGATCGCGGGGGCGAAGGGGAATCGGGAATTCTTTATTCACCTGGCAAGGGATAGTGCACACGCAAAGGGTGTCGAAAACGTTGAACGGCTGATAGAGGAAACAATTAGCTCTCTCGACGCAAGTATTGTGGTAGGGAAGGCTCGTTGA
- a CDS encoding energy transducer TonB — translation MPTPESPLARLSFRDQIAALGRERLFGKEREFDAGQSGNTGTDERTVSLETQSAEFAPYLATVKRRIEQQWLVPRYAREVGLTANLVMLFSITREGKLAQLQINESSGVSILDEAAIEAVKTAAPYAPFPPHFTFRQLNIVANFQYVTRSAPVPPSR, via the coding sequence GTGCCCACGCCCGAATCGCCATTGGCACGCCTCTCCTTTCGAGACCAGATCGCTGCATTAGGGAGGGAGAGACTGTTCGGGAAGGAGAGGGAATTCGACGCGGGCCAATCTGGTAATACAGGTACTGACGAGCGGACTGTATCACTGGAAACTCAAAGTGCGGAGTTTGCCCCTTACCTCGCCACGGTAAAGCGTCGGATCGAGCAGCAATGGCTTGTTCCCCGTTATGCGAGAGAGGTGGGTCTCACAGCAAACCTTGTCATGCTCTTCAGTATCACCAGGGAAGGAAAGCTGGCTCAACTGCAGATCAACGAAAGCTCCGGCGTTTCAATCCTGGATGAGGCAGCGATCGAGGCGGTCAAGACCGCGGCCCCGTATGCCCCCTTTCCACCCCATTTCACGTTTCGGCAGCTCAACATCGTTGCGAACTTTCAGTATGTCACGCGGTCCGCTCCGGTCCCCCCTTCGCGGTGA
- the recN gene encoding DNA repair protein RecN: MLQEIAIRHFTIVEQVRANFGPGLNVLTGETGAGKSIVIEALTLALGARGSSEMIRSGEEEAVVEAAFSLPHLSPVNDLLDSQGISLKEEDLVLRRHLAREGRSRAYVSGTMTGAVTLRGLGEHLVDIHGQQESVLLQSPRRHLELLDAFGGLTEELQTYHTLYRRWQTLKAEREALERDDREKARYKDLLEHQIREIDAVHLVEGEEDALEAERAILTHHEKLLHAVEEAYARMEGDEGGILPGLAGLGTRLREAGRIDARLAPLEGMAEEGKTLLQEVALSLRDYRERLDFDPERLEVIEGRLHAISRLKKKYGASIREVLKYREQAAHDLERLERAEERLMALQGEIDTVEADLWEHGECLSKGRREAAQKLAREMINELHELGMPRTDFRVELRRTMGEDRRGMLKPAGLEEGEFLIAPNPGEGFKALGKIASGGELSRIMLALKNILASVDKTPTLIFDEVDAGIGGKMAEVVGRKLWRVSRERQVICITHLPQIAAYADTHLRVEKGLISGRTEARLMPLSREAKVEELSRMLGGSDTSATAIKHARELFQSAARWKRQHGKGQG, encoded by the coding sequence ATGTTGCAAGAGATTGCCATACGACACTTCACGATTGTAGAACAGGTACGCGCAAATTTCGGACCCGGCCTCAATGTCCTGACCGGGGAGACAGGGGCTGGCAAATCGATTGTCATAGAGGCCCTGACGCTTGCCCTGGGGGCGCGGGGGAGCTCAGAGATGATCCGATCTGGAGAAGAGGAGGCAGTGGTGGAAGCCGCCTTTAGCCTCCCGCACTTGAGCCCGGTAAATGACCTCCTCGACTCACAGGGGATCAGCCTGAAGGAAGAGGACCTTGTTCTGCGACGGCACCTGGCCAGGGAGGGAAGAAGCCGGGCCTATGTGAGTGGAACCATGACGGGGGCGGTTACGCTCAGGGGCTTGGGCGAGCATCTGGTGGACATTCATGGACAACAAGAAAGTGTTCTCCTGCAAAGTCCCCGCCGGCATCTCGAGCTGTTGGATGCTTTTGGTGGTCTCACAGAAGAGCTCCAAACCTATCACACCCTCTATCGTCGGTGGCAGACCCTGAAGGCAGAGCGGGAAGCGCTGGAGCGAGACGATCGGGAGAAAGCCCGATACAAAGATCTCCTGGAGCACCAGATTCGGGAGATCGATGCGGTCCATCTCGTGGAGGGAGAGGAGGACGCCCTGGAAGCGGAACGCGCCATCCTGACTCACCACGAGAAGCTTTTGCACGCGGTAGAGGAGGCTTATGCACGTATGGAGGGGGATGAGGGGGGGATCCTTCCCGGCCTCGCCGGGCTTGGCACGCGTCTCCGCGAGGCGGGACGAATTGATGCACGCCTCGCCCCCCTCGAAGGAATGGCAGAGGAGGGGAAGACCCTGCTGCAAGAGGTAGCACTTTCCCTCCGGGACTATCGAGAGCGACTTGATTTTGATCCTGAACGTCTGGAGGTCATTGAAGGTCGTCTCCACGCCATCAGCCGTCTCAAGAAAAAATATGGGGCCAGCATTCGCGAAGTCTTGAAATACCGGGAACAGGCAGCGCATGACTTGGAGCGGCTCGAGAGAGCGGAGGAGCGGCTTATGGCTCTCCAGGGGGAGATCGATACTGTTGAGGCAGACCTCTGGGAGCACGGAGAGTGCCTTTCCAAAGGGCGAAGGGAAGCGGCACAAAAACTCGCCCGGGAGATGATCAACGAGCTGCACGAGCTTGGGATGCCGCGGACGGATTTCCGTGTCGAGCTTAGGAGGACTATGGGAGAAGACCGGCGAGGCATGCTCAAGCCGGCCGGCCTGGAAGAGGGAGAGTTCCTTATTGCGCCGAACCCAGGCGAGGGTTTCAAAGCATTGGGGAAGATCGCCTCAGGCGGGGAGCTAAGCCGGATCATGCTGGCCTTGAAAAACATCCTCGCCTCGGTCGATAAAACTCCCACGTTAATCTTCGATGAGGTGGATGCCGGAATCGGCGGGAAGATGGCTGAGGTGGTAGGCAGGAAGCTCTGGAGGGTGAGCCGGGAGCGACAGGTGATCTGCATTACCCACCTTCCGCAGATTGCCGCCTATGCCGATACCCACCTCCGGGTAGAGAAAGGTCTGATCAGCGGTCGGACCGAGGCTCGGCTCATGCCGCTGTCCAGGGAAGCGAAAGTAGAGGAGCTAAGTCGGATGCTCGGGGGATCCGACACCTCCGCTACAGCCATAAAACACGCCCGGGAACTCTTTCAGAGCGCTGCGCGTTGGAAGCGACAGCACGGAAAGGGACAGGGATGA
- the xseA gene encoding exodeoxyribonuclease VII large subunit — translation MELRRPRIYSVSELTSELKILIEGSFSGVWVEGEISNFKLHTSGHMYFTLKDDRGQLRAVMFRGSNRAIQFRPEDGLVVTVFGKVTIYEPRGDYQIYVEYMEPKGLGALQLGFEQLKARLEAEGLFDPARKRSIPLLPGKIGIITSPTGAAIRDILQIIHRRFANVEIVVFPVRVQGDGAAAEIVEGIEVLNKRRDLDVLIVARGGGSIEDLWAFNEEMVARAIYASQTPVVSAVGHETDFTIADFVSDVRAPTPSAAAELVISRKDELTQRVDDLLSRLVTHMRYQADRNAERLRSVERHLQLLSPLERVKRQRERLKEEAVGLQWSMNHRLALWRGELRTSVAKLDSLSPLAILARGYSVCRRLPDLSIVTRAASVEENGRLEVLLAQGGLICRVEERRQ, via the coding sequence GTGGAGCTTAGAAGGCCGCGCATCTACAGCGTCAGTGAGCTTACCTCCGAGCTCAAGATCCTCATCGAGGGTAGCTTTTCCGGGGTGTGGGTCGAGGGGGAGATCTCTAACTTCAAACTCCACACCTCGGGCCACATGTACTTTACCCTCAAGGATGACCGGGGGCAGCTCCGGGCGGTTATGTTCCGGGGGAGCAATCGAGCGATCCAGTTCCGGCCTGAGGATGGGTTGGTCGTCACCGTCTTTGGCAAGGTAACCATCTACGAGCCTCGAGGAGATTACCAAATCTATGTGGAATACATGGAACCCAAGGGGCTCGGGGCGCTCCAGCTCGGCTTTGAGCAGCTCAAGGCCCGCTTAGAGGCAGAGGGGCTTTTTGACCCCGCCCGGAAACGATCCATTCCCCTACTTCCTGGGAAGATCGGGATTATAACTTCCCCGACCGGTGCGGCAATCCGGGATATCCTGCAGATTATTCACCGGCGTTTCGCCAATGTGGAAATCGTGGTATTCCCCGTCAGAGTCCAAGGGGACGGGGCGGCCGCCGAGATCGTGGAGGGGATCGAGGTCCTGAACAAGCGGCGCGACCTCGATGTTCTCATCGTGGCCCGGGGAGGCGGTTCCATCGAGGACCTTTGGGCCTTTAACGAGGAAATGGTGGCCCGTGCCATTTATGCCTCCCAGACGCCGGTTGTCTCCGCCGTGGGCCATGAAACTGACTTCACCATTGCCGACTTCGTCTCCGATGTCCGGGCCCCGACCCCGTCGGCGGCCGCCGAGCTGGTGATCTCGAGAAAGGATGAACTCACCCAACGGGTGGATGATCTTCTGAGTCGTCTTGTGACTCACATGCGGTACCAAGCCGACAGGAACGCCGAGCGGCTGCGGAGTGTTGAGCGTCACCTCCAGCTGCTGAGCCCGTTAGAGCGGGTCAAGAGGCAGCGGGAACGGCTGAAGGAAGAAGCAGTGGGACTTCAATGGAGCATGAACCATCGCCTGGCCCTCTGGCGTGGAGAGCTCAGAACCTCGGTGGCGAAGCTCGATTCCTTGAGTCCGCTCGCCATTCTGGCACGGGGATACAGTGTCTGCCGGCGGCTTCCCGATCTCAGCATCGTGACTCGTGCCGCCTCTGTCGAGGAGAATGGGCGACTGGAGGTGCTCCTGGCCCAAGGGGGATTGATCTGTCGCGTCGAGGAGCGGCGGCAGTAG
- the xseB gene encoding exodeoxyribonuclease VII small subunit: MEDEKEIKFEEALAKLEGVVNRLESGELPLEESLRLFEEGVHFTKLCAHRLEEAERRIAILKKDERGEFFEASFEGAEG, translated from the coding sequence ATGGAGGATGAAAAAGAGATCAAGTTCGAGGAGGCGCTGGCGAAGCTCGAGGGGGTGGTGAATCGCTTGGAGTCTGGTGAGCTACCTCTCGAGGAGTCACTCCGTCTCTTCGAGGAAGGAGTTCATTTCACGAAGCTGTGCGCCCACCGCCTGGAGGAGGCAGAACGGCGGATTGCGATCCTCAAGAAGGACGAACGGGGGGAGTTCTTCGAGGCGTCCTTTGAGGGAGCCGAGGGTTGA
- a CDS encoding DNA internalization-related competence protein ComEC/Rec2 yields MYGTGVVVGPLLPIEPLLLIYILFLLLGTAGLALWTNRRILATILVLLGFLFFGSLRLLQSVHPQGRFHLSKVSDASLTEKVELEGIIVSPPEIFPPGGGWRREGRLRFLLQVQEINLEGVRSPATGGARLSIIAPVQEYQYGHRIRGYFRLRRPRGYWNPGAFNYPRYALTRGFYLEGWGWDRGEVQILDRAGGFWILRRVFDLRKTMLKQIRAGFPGEEGGMLRAIVLGDRSGLSLETRNVFLNSGTYHILVISGLHLGFLAGALFFLARCLRLPRAASSLLTVLGVVFYALLTGGSPPIVRAALMVSLYLLALIMGRDRDLLNAVGLAAFLLLLWNPLYLFDAGFQLTFVATGAILVVLHRFDFSRLRRLSRWVLASLVASTAATLGTAPLLALHFNRASVTGIVANLLIVPLGGCLTAAGMAYSLLLLPLQGGIPLLASGVSFLARGMMNVASFFAGLPLASIRLYTPPVLMVLTCYTLFGLMVFPVVRRRGLALGVTSMLLIGQVAWKLFPIERRGIEVTFLDVGQGDAIFLELPGGRTMLVDGGGNVDDRFDIGERVVLPYLWHRWVRHLDVVVLSHSQPDHLNGLRAVIENIPVGEIWESGYPSASSTYDWLQAFVREEGIPLRRITRGQSIQLGTEVTVTALHPPRSFLHPRKGHRSAIVNNNSLVLHVDHPEVRLLLTGDIEREGEASLLDTTMVLQADLLKVPHHGSRGSSSMSFLQRVRPQWAVIQAGDRNPFGHPHPETLARYAVQGVQVFRTDRHGAITFAFRNGAVAIRTYRQHLGVWGGTEVDFVHRGKV; encoded by the coding sequence CCAAGGGCGGTTTCATCTCTCCAAGGTGTCCGATGCTTCGCTGACGGAGAAAGTAGAACTCGAGGGGATTATTGTGTCCCCGCCGGAAATCTTTCCTCCAGGAGGCGGGTGGCGGCGGGAGGGACGGCTCCGTTTCCTGTTGCAAGTGCAGGAGATCAACTTGGAGGGGGTTCGCTCCCCGGCTACTGGCGGTGCTCGACTCAGCATCATCGCTCCGGTCCAGGAGTACCAATACGGGCATCGGATTCGGGGGTATTTTCGGCTTCGCCGTCCGAGAGGGTATTGGAATCCCGGGGCCTTCAATTATCCCCGGTATGCCCTGACGAGAGGATTTTATTTGGAGGGGTGGGGTTGGGACAGGGGAGAGGTCCAGATCCTGGACCGAGCGGGGGGATTCTGGATTCTGCGGCGCGTTTTCGATCTCCGGAAGACGATGCTCAAGCAGATACGTGCCGGTTTCCCCGGTGAAGAGGGGGGAATGCTCCGTGCCATCGTCCTTGGAGACCGTTCTGGTCTGTCCCTGGAGACTCGGAATGTCTTCCTCAACTCGGGCACGTACCATATCCTCGTGATCTCCGGACTTCATCTCGGCTTTCTCGCTGGTGCTCTTTTTTTCTTGGCCCGCTGCCTTCGTCTCCCGCGCGCCGCTTCAAGCCTGCTCACCGTCCTCGGAGTGGTTTTCTACGCGCTTCTCACGGGTGGGAGCCCGCCGATTGTCCGAGCAGCCCTCATGGTGAGCCTGTACCTGTTAGCCCTCATCATGGGGCGGGACCGAGATCTCCTTAACGCGGTTGGTCTGGCGGCCTTCCTCCTTCTCCTCTGGAATCCTCTCTACCTCTTCGACGCAGGATTCCAGTTGACCTTCGTAGCGACAGGGGCCATCCTGGTCGTTCTTCACCGATTTGACTTCTCACGCCTCCGTCGCCTCTCGCGGTGGGTGTTGGCTTCTCTCGTGGCCTCGACGGCGGCGACGTTGGGGACTGCACCACTTCTTGCCCTGCATTTCAACAGAGCCTCCGTCACGGGGATCGTCGCTAACCTGCTGATCGTCCCGCTGGGCGGTTGCCTCACAGCGGCCGGGATGGCCTATAGCCTCCTCCTGCTTCCCCTTCAAGGTGGAATTCCCCTCCTTGCGTCGGGCGTTTCCTTTCTGGCCCGAGGGATGATGAATGTGGCATCCTTCTTTGCCGGGCTCCCCCTCGCTTCCATCCGCCTTTACACCCCCCCAGTATTGATGGTGCTCACGTGCTATACCCTTTTCGGTCTTATGGTCTTCCCGGTGGTGCGTCGTAGGGGGCTTGCTCTTGGAGTCACAAGCATGCTTCTTATAGGACAGGTGGCCTGGAAGTTATTTCCTATCGAGCGTCGGGGGATCGAGGTAACATTCCTCGATGTGGGGCAGGGGGATGCTATTTTTCTGGAACTGCCGGGCGGACGGACTATGTTGGTAGATGGGGGCGGCAATGTCGATGACCGCTTCGATATTGGGGAACGGGTAGTCCTTCCTTACCTCTGGCATCGCTGGGTGCGGCATCTCGATGTGGTGGTCCTCTCCCATTCGCAGCCTGACCACCTGAACGGGTTGCGAGCGGTGATTGAAAACATACCGGTGGGGGAGATCTGGGAGTCCGGGTATCCCTCTGCTTCCTCGACTTATGATTGGCTTCAGGCCTTCGTCCGAGAAGAGGGGATTCCCCTGCGGCGAATTACTCGGGGACAGAGCATTCAACTCGGTACCGAAGTGACGGTAACAGCCCTGCATCCACCCCGGTCCTTCTTGCATCCAAGGAAGGGACACCGTTCGGCCATTGTCAATAACAACTCCCTGGTCCTCCACGTCGATCATCCGGAGGTCCGTCTCCTGCTCACTGGCGATATCGAACGAGAAGGGGAGGCCTCGCTCCTCGATACAACCATGGTTCTCCAAGCAGACCTACTCAAGGTCCCTCACCATGGCAGTCGGGGGAGCAGTTCGATGTCTTTTCTCCAGCGGGTCAGGCCCCAGTGGGCCGTGATTCAGGCAGGCGACCGGAACCCCTTTGGACATCCGCATCCCGAGACCCTCGCACGGTACGCTGTACAGGGGGTCCAGGTTTTTCGTACGGATCGGCATGGGGCGATAACCTTTGCGTTTCGAAACGGCGCGGTGGCTATCAGGACGTATCGCCAACACCTCGGAGTCTGGGGAGGGACTGAAGTAGACTTCGTGCACCGGGGAAAGGTTTGA